The DNA window GAACACGACGTTGACGAGCAGCACGAACGCGGCCAGCCGGTTGTGGTGCATCAGCCAAGGATGCTTGAAGAAACGCCGCAAGGCGGAGGGCTCCGCCTGGGTGCGCGCAGCGGGTCGGGAGACAGTCAACACGCTCATGACGCCACCGCCACCCGCGCCGCCAGCGGAGCCGCCTCGGCCAGCGCGAGCAGAGCCCGCTTGTCGACCTTGCCGCGGCTGGTCTCCGGCAGCGACCCGACCGCGTACACCGACGACGGCACGCAGTAGTACGGCAGCGCCGACTCGACCGCCGCCCGCGCCGCATCCACGTCGACGTCGGCGGGCGTGACGAACGACACCAGGTTGCGGTCGTCCAGCTTCAACGTCACCGCCCGCGCGCATCCCGGAACGCCTTCCAGGACAGAAGAAACCGAGTCCAGCTCGACCCGGAACCCGCGCACCTTCACCTGGTCGTCGGTACGACCGAGATGCTCCAGCTCGCCGTCAGGTGTCCACCGACCGAGATCTCGGGTACGGAACATGAGACGACCGCCGCCAAGGAACGGATCGGGCGCGTACCGCTCGGCGTTCAGCGCGGGGTTGTCGAGGTACCCGGCCGAGACGCAGTCGCCACCCGCCCACATCTCCCCCACCTCGCCGATCGCGCAGAGCTTCCGCTCGTCGTCGAGCACGTACACGGTGTTGTTCGGGGTCGGCCGCCCGATCGACAACCGGATCGCCGACGGGTCGTGGCGCTGCATCGTGTTCACGATCGTGGTCTCGGTAGGCCCACAGGAGTTGAAGAAATCGCAGCGCGACGCCCACCGGTCGGCGAGCGGGCGTGGGCACGGCTCGCCCGCGACAGCGACGACCTTCACCTGGGAGCACTCGGCCGGATCGACCACGGAGAGCACGGTCGGCGTGGCGATCAGCACGTCCGCCATCCGGGCCGCGGCGCCGATGTCGGTGCCGCGGATCACCAGCGTCGCGCCGTGGCTGAGGCAGCCGAGGATCTCCCACGCCGCCATGTCGAACGCGACGTTCAGCAGCTGCGCCACCCGCCAGCCCGGCCGGATCCCCAGCGACCCCGGCGCGGTGAGCAGGATGTTGGCGACGTTGCGATGGGTGACCTTGA is part of the Tenggerimyces flavus genome and encodes:
- a CDS encoding amino acid adenylation domain-containing protein — encoded protein: MQSPSRATPRQTWPEPLLHQLAPADRELVKRFGTGPSVEVPYGLVHRAFEAHAATAPDAVAAIDVGTGDTISYGELDRQANAVAHQLVTAGIRPGDNVALFVRRSIPMLVGLLGTLKAGAAYVPQDVGITPLPQLAHVVATARTRVILTTSAHLDRVPEGPHVWALDTPSPGASTAPEVASEPADGCYVLFTSGTTGKPNGVKVTHRNVANILLTAPGSLGIRPGWRVAQLLNVAFDMAAWEILGCLSHGATLVIRGTDIGAAARMADVLIATPTVLSVVDPAECSQVKVVAVAGEPCPRPLADRWASRCDFFNSCGPTETTIVNTMQRHDPSAIRLSIGRPTPNNTVYVLDDERKLCAIGEVGEMWAGGDCVSAGYLDNPALNAERYAPDPFLGGGRLMFRTRDLGRWTPDGELEHLGRTDDQVKVRGFRVELDSVSSVLEGVPGCARAVTLKLDDRNLVSFVTPADVDVDAARAAVESALPYYCVPSSVYAVGSLPETSRGKVDKRALLALAEAAPLAARVAVAS